Part of the Engraulis encrasicolus isolate BLACKSEA-1 chromosome 23, IST_EnEncr_1.0, whole genome shotgun sequence genome is shown below.
TCATTCATCATGTACATGTAATATTCCACAGTGGGATCTTGTGTGTGATGATGCCTGGAAAGCCCCATTCTCTGTGACTGTGTTCTTCTTTGGTGTGCTGACGGGGTCTTTCATCTCAGGAATCTTATCTGACAGGTAGGCTAATCATATCCTAATGAATTCCTCCAAAATTCAGTGACCAAAAATTATTCATTGTTTACAGTAAAAACATTTAGACATGTGTTATGAAAACCTCACCTACGATACTTTGTGAAGGTATGGAAGGAAGATCATCTTCTTCGCCACCATGGCAGTGCAGACGGTCTTCAGTGTGATCCAGGCTGCCTCCACCAGCTGGGAGATGTTCTCTGTCCTCTATTTCCTAGTTGGAATGGGACAGATAGCCAACTACTGCTCAGCTTTTGTTCTGGGTGAGTATGCTGTATTATGTAATGCATTACTATagtcggacagcccattcaaatgcgtTGGCtgcggaagcgttgcccaaccacgaaaaacgggacTTTATCATGACTGCACGATGAGTGTTATAGATGTTTTTCCTGGTGATTTCATGGTGACACTGCAATATTATGTGAGATACGGTTGTACTATACTATTAATTTACTATTATTGTACTTCACTGTACTAAGTAGTTGCTTCAATACCTCTTTAACATTGACAAATAGAGCAATATACtaggatataatataatataatataatataatataatataatataatatactagaataataatacatacatatcagggctggactgaccatctggcagaCAGGGCATTCTCCCGGTGGCCCTACAGTCCTGGAGGGCCTATGCTGTtgcgttttgtttgtttgtttgtttgtttttttttccttagagGCCAGCCCCCAATTTAGATGAGGCAACCAATTGGTctatctttaatatagacagtggactgagctgcAGACGCAGGAGACGATGTGAGAGGCATGGTCTGAGACAAAAATATCAGGGCTGTTTTTCGATCCCAGTCAAGTCCTAGAAGTTATGACACCATTTTTATGATGCTTGTGGTTAGGTTGTAATATAGTGtaggttgttttttatttgttaacAGGAAGCGAACTTCTGACCAAGTCATGCCGAATAAGCTTCTCCACTCTGGGTGTTGCCCTAACGTATGCAGTCGGTTACATGTGTCTTCCTCTCTTCGCCTACTTTCTTCGAGACTGGAGAACACTTCTCCTAGCCTTATCTGCACCTGGATTCCTGTACATCATTTTGTGGTGGTAAACCCCTTTCTATATTTAACCCATTGTACCCTGGAAACACATAAACTCTatattcaggttcttgagattttagggttttctgttaaaaatgtgggtattttagagctgtatgaacacattctaatgcataatgcaacttatttcatgtttgtatgtgcttcggagattgagatatttaggttttaataggcagagggcaccctttccctaaAAGGgcctaggctaaaatgggttaaagtcaCCAGTAtgaccatgttttttttcctaCCATCATCTTCTTGCAATTCCTTCTTCTGTGACTATAGTGATTTTGAGTTTAGTTATGCCTGAAGGTGCCACACCCAAGGCAGCATACTGCTCACTGATTGTTCAGTTAGAATAGAATAAAAACACTGTTCATACTGTTTAGTAAGTCTGATAACTCTGgacgtttcccaatgtctagcgTGCGTCCTTCGAAATGCGTCCTTCATAATCACGCCCATTGAtttgatactctttggtgaactctgcagagtatccaatcactgggtgtgactaattgaGCTGACACACTTACAAGGCTCATACACTACACATTGggaaattatctctctctctctctctctctctctctctctctctctctctctctctctctctcccccaggtaTATTCCAGAGTCTCCTCGCTGGCTGCTTTCTCAGGGGCGCGTGGAAGAGGCGGAGGCCATCATTCGAGCAGCAGCCAAGAAGAATGGCATCACTCCCCCAGACGTCATCTTCAAACGAGATGACACTGCAAGATTAATAGTAATCCAATCCTCTTACTTGTACTGACACAGTAAATGTCAATCAAAATTGTCCAAATTTTTCACATCAGCAAACAAAAAAATTAACACCCGAACGCTGTGTTTTTTCCCATTACGTTGTATCTAAAGAATAATGTTGGAGAGCAGAAGAGTTACACATGGATCGATCTTTTCAGAAGTGCTAATATGAGAAATATTACATTGATTAACATCATCATTTGGTAAGTAAATGCCAATTAAAAGAAATGTCAATTAAATGATCCATTGAGGTACAGATAATGTGTACTGAAAATCATTTCTATTACCAATAGTGCTGATTTTTTTCTTTACGGAAGCATATTGCTGCCCCCCAAAGTTATTTGATTCAGCATCACGTTATTTTTCAAGATCTCTCAAGTCCTAATGTCCAGATACAGTGTATGGTATTTTCTCATTGTAATGTGAACTTATCATATTATTTCAAGATATGTCCTCTACTCTGTACACTGTTCGTTTGACATAGACACAGCATAGACACATCTGTTCTAAACACCTTTTAATCCAACAGGATAATAGTATCTCTGACTTACTACGGTTTGTCCCTGAACACCCCTAATATGGATGGGGACCCTTACCTGAACTGCTTCATCGCGGCATGCAGTGAGGTGGTTGGTTACACCCTGAGTTGGGTGGCTGCTCGCTACATCTCTCGCCGCCTCACTGTGTCATTGCCCCTGTTTGTCTGTGGGGCCGTACTTCTCATCATCAAATTTGTTCCCGAAGGTGGGTAGATTATTTCTTGTCCTATGGAACTGGCTGTGAGTGACTGACTGTAATAGCATGGCTTTGACTAAGACTATTTAGTGGCAAATTTTGACATTAATGTACACACAGTATCTCTGTGGAAGAGTCCCAAAAGTGTGAAAAAACGTAGAGGC
Proteins encoded:
- the LOC134439937 gene encoding organic cation/carnitine transporter 2-like; this translates as MRDYEEVTSFLGIWGPFQRTIYVLLSLSSIPNGYVGMSMVFLADIPPHHCRVPSLNSSYGGLGYNLSIPTEELKGETILSRCRRYTEQEDSGSAYSNNTEGCLDGWVFSKKQYVSTIVTEWDLVCDDAWKAPFSVTVFFFGVLTGSFISGILSDRYGRKIIFFATMAVQTVFSVIQAASTSWEMFSVLYFLVGMGQIANYCSAFVLGSELLTKSCRISFSTLGVALTYAVGYMCLPLFAYFLRDWRTLLLALSAPGFLYIILWWYIPESPRWLLSQGRVEEAEAIIRAAAKKNGITPPDVIFKRDDTNNVGEQKSYTWIDLFRSANMRNITLINIIIWIIVSLTYYGLSLNTPNMDGDPYLNCFIAACSEVVGYTLSWVAARYISRRLTVSLPLFVCGAVLLIIKFVPEELNALTITLVMIGKTCVTGAFGFLYLYGTELFPTVVRNMGLGVSSMASRIGSTVSPYVAYIGTYNKVLPYILMGTSSIISGVLGVMLPETKDEELPELISQVKPLRW